From a region of the Salminus brasiliensis chromosome 4, fSalBra1.hap2, whole genome shotgun sequence genome:
- the rtn4rl2a gene encoding reticulon-4 receptor-like 2a gives METSSVTRTSFTHSFKSALALWLVLWLLVVKPTPAQACPHLCVCYPSPMTVSCQAQNFTAVPTGVPYDSQRVFLQNNRITELRVGSFGFGTQVLWLFSNNITWIEAGAFSELRDLEELDLGDNPHLRRLEGGAFRGLEKLQSLHMHRCRLAALPHDIFHKLYSLQYLYLQENQLHFLQDDLFADLINLSQLFLHGNRIRTLSENVFRGLVNLDRLLLHDNRIRQVNRRAFRDLGRLTMLFLFNNSLAELPGQAMRDVESIQFLRLNNNPWACGCEARPLWEFFRSNRVSSSELLCASPAPRRGLDLRFLREMDFALCPLPDPGSLAGTTTTTFSTKTRWWFSKHKPVSSTKGIFEKSSETVKAHPYSGKPSITSTSTKYELGEEEALLPKLDPEEYWANYGNEDAGITSLRCFELECPPDFDTLPPFSSSSHSSPSTLLLLAVSVLTVCVHLLFG, from the exons ATGGAAACGTCTTCGGTTACGCGGACCTCCTTTACGCACAGCTTCAAGA GTGCTCTTGCGCTCTGGCTGGTTCTCTGGCTGCTAGTGGTGAAGCCGACGCCTGCGCAGGCATGTCCTCACCTCTGCGTGTGCTACCCATCCCCAATGACTGTGAGCTGCCAGGCGCAGAACTTCACCGCTGTGCCAACTGGAGTGCCCTACGACTCCCAGCGTGTCTTTCTGCAGAACAACCGCATTACCGAACTGAGAGTGGGATCCTTTGGCTTTGGGACTCAg GTCCTGTGGCTCTTCTCAAACAACATCACCTGGATTGAGGCTGGTGCATTCAGCGAGCTGCGTGACCTGGAGGAGCTGGACCTTGGTGACAACCCTCATCTGCGTCGTCTAGAGGGCGGAGCGTTCCGCGGCCTGGAGAAGCTGCAGAGCCTCCACATGCACCGTTGCCGCCTGGCAGCCCTCCCGCATGATATCTTCCACAAGCTCTACAGCCTGCAGTACCTCTACCTGCAGGAGAACCAGCTCCACTTCCTCCAGGACGACCTGTTCGCCGACCTCATCAACCTCAGCCAGCTCTTCTTGCACGGCAACCGCATCCGCACTCTCTCCGAGAACGTGTTCCGCGGCCTGGTCAACCTGGACCGCCTGCTGCTGCACGACAACCGCATCCGGCAGGTCAACCGCCGTGCCTTCCGTGACCTGGGCCGTCTCACCATGCTCTTCCTCTTCAACAACTCTCTGGCTGAGCTGCCCGGCCAGGCCATGCGCGACGTGGAGTCCATCCAGTTCCTGCGGCTCAACAACAACCCCTGGGCATGTGGCTGCGAGGCTCGCCCTCTTTGGGAGTTCTTCAGGTCCAACCGGGTGTCTAGCTCTGAGCTGCTGTGCGCCTCTCCCGCTCCCCGACGTGGCCTGGACCTGCGCTTTCTGCGTGAGATGGACTTTGCCCTGTGCCCCCTTCCCGACCCTGGCTCCCTGGCtggaaccaccaccaccaccttcagcACCAAGACCCGCTGGTGGTTCTCCAAGCACAAGCCCGTCAGCTCCACCAAGGGCATCTTCGAGAAGAGCTCAGAAACCGTGAAGGCTCACCCCTACTCCGGCAAGCCTTCCATCACGTCCACGTCTACGAAGTATGAGCTGGGCGAAGAAGAGGCGTTGCTCCCCAAGCTGGACCCAGAAGAGTACTGGGCCAACTACGGAAACGAGGATGCAGGCATCACCTCCCTACGCTGCTTCGAGCTGGAATGCCCACCTGATTTCGACACCCTTCCACccttctcttcttcctctcactcTTCTCCTTCCACTCTCTTGCTGCTTGCCGTGTCCGTTCTgactgtctgtgtccatctccTCTTTGGCTGA